The Denticeps clupeoides chromosome 1, fDenClu1.1, whole genome shotgun sequence genome segment gaatacgttccagatgcactgtatcaCAGATTTTACATTCTCATTCATACATATCAACATGCTACATATCATTTTCTTAAAACACTAATCAGGTAGTtgtcaggtttgtgtgtgtttgtatatttgtacaATGTAATCCAAAGAAATAAGGAAAGTGGCAACATATCATCAGGGATTCTTTTacaatgaaagtaaaagtgaaagtgatttgttgTTATTGTGTTATTACGACGCACAGctagcacagaacacagtgcacacagcaaaatgtgtcctctgcatttaacccatcatacttagtgagcagtgggcagccatgaaaggcaccaatATCAAGAATGAGTTGAGAGGTAGAACAAGGAGGATAGCAGCCTACAGAAATTGTCgaggcattcgcagaaatgacgtcatcaacaccagtCATCATCAACCACAATATTTGGCACTGACAGGATGTCGTGTAACCTTATAAGGACATAACTTAACTTATAAGGACATAACAGGCTGACTTCCAGAtgtgaccgtctgagctgccgttctctgaacggtgaagcagaatggccaaggCGCTCTTTACTCATATCACTCATATCATCATTTCTAGACACTGCAGGACCACTagggctaggggaactcatagtactgttaaataaattaatgtcaggggacctttaacatgcAAGACTGAGAAAATAATCCCACATCAAATTTTATAGGTCCACTAACACAACATTTAGCCTGAGCAGAAACCTGTGAAGCTACTGGCGTCGATACAGTCATAACGTTGGTGTATCTCCAGGCAATAGGGTGATGGCGGTTATCAAGGTCTATATTTACCTGTGCCGACCTGTGACAGTATGTTGTTCTTCTCTCTCCACTGTCTTCCCAAATGCAATCTGGTGTGGAAAAGGTGGGGTGTGATATTATAGTGGTTTTCTCACAATCTCAAATCAACAATCAACAACAATCCagcaaaaaagagagaataaacGCAGGGGGGTTGGCTCTCACCTGCCCTTTAGACTCCACATGTGCTTTTGCTTGCAGACTGTGCCCTGGATTACTTTGAATTGGATGGGCATGGTGTTCAGGGCTAAACATTTTAGTGCTGGTGGCCACCGCAGGGACCAGAGTTCCTGTTGGGAAAGAAAGTTAGAAGATAGAAATGCTGTCATTGTGTTAGAAACTACGATACATTATAGAAACTACGATACTTTACAGAGACCTCAGTGGTCTCAAGTCGTTTAGTCCCTTTATAACGATGATGCACAGACTAATGGGTGGAATTGAGTACACACAGGATATTACAACTGTGAAAGaaacagtgaaataaacaaatcaacTTACTGCTGGGCTGGGGGTGTTGCTCTACAGGAGTTCTACACTCCACACTAAAGCCTGCTGAAGCTCCGGGGACAGATATTAGCTGCTGCTGTGGAGCCATTGTCCCACTGACCAGCAGGGGCAACGGGCTGCCACACACTCCACTTACAGGAGGAGCCTGGGGACTCACACTTCCAGCAGACCCACAAACTGTGGCACCCATGGAATGTTCACTAAGGAAATCAGACGTGGGTGGATTCAGAGATGTTTGGCCAATAGGAGGTGACGAGAGAACATTGCTGTGCTCTGTAACACAATGCACTGCGGCAGTCGTTGCAGCGGCCTCAGGTGCTGATGAGGGATATTCCACCAGATCCGCTAATGGAGAGGATGCAGAGGGTGCTTCCGCTTTCTTATCCGGAGGGGACAAGGAGCCGACCACTCGGACAGGCAGAGAGGACGTCTGCGTTTCGGCTGAAGGACCCGAAGGCTTAAGTGCTTGCTGTGAGGCAAAGAAGAGGCAACGTTTCATTAAAAATCCAATGCGTAGGCTGAGGTGCCCCCCAGGGCGTGGTCAGGCAATCATAGCGTCAAATTATGACCGCAAACTTTGACctaaatattcattaaaataataaataattcaaaaaaaaatttcacgcCCCTAAAATTGACAACCGACAGGcctaagaaatatatatttaagcaAAACAATTCAGGCACCAGATTGGCATTTAATTCAACTACACATCTGTAAACgaataaatctgtaaaatatTGGTCTTGGAAGATCACAGTTAAGGACGATGTTTGTGGACATTTATTGACAGTACCCAGACACAAATGCACTTCGTTTTACCTGTTGCAAATGTTGCATGAAGATTTGGTTCTGGGCTGTGGGAGTTTGTCCTCCCTCGACTACGGGCTGTCTTTCTGGCTGATGCACAAGGTGGCTGGGTAATAATGGAGCATGTGGCTCCACTGAGCGCGAGGAGTCTGGAAGTGGCTGCAACAGGGTCACGACAGGAGGAGTGGTGTGAGGCTGCAGGTCTGCTGCTGCGGGGGACTGCAGAGAGTTTGGCACAACCGGACGCCTACTCTGCTGCGAGGGAGAGAGATTCGAGGAGTATATTGGTTTCTCTCAGAGGGAGTCCAGGtcagaaagacattttttcaGATTCAGACTCACCTGGGTGTGCTGGACGTGCTCCTCTGTGGTTCTCTCCTCTGGGAAAGTCCTCTCAGGCAGCAGCAGGACGGAGCCTTGGGGTAGACTGAGCTGCTGCGTGTCCCTCTGGGCCTGGGAAGTGAAAGGCAGTCTCTGCACCATCGAAGGGCCATTGACGATGGAGATGGAGGTCATGTCTTGGGTGAGCATGCCAGAACTATTGATAAGGGTGATATGATTGCCCAGTGCAGGACCATGAAGCACTGTGGCACCATGCTGCCCCTGCCCCTGCGGGGCATATGCTCCTGCCAGCTGCGCTGGCATCTGGAagacagcagggggcgccgACTGCAGCTGCAAGGGTCCGGAGAGGACAGCACCTTGTCTGAGAGCCAACTGCCCCGTCGGGGTGGTGAACACGGGACTGAAGttgagctgctgctgaggcACTGTTAGGATTTGCGAAGCGTCGACCAGATGCCCCGTTGCGGGTGTCCTCCCTTGTATTGTCGAGGGACCCTGAGGGCTAGGCTGGGTAAGGAGTTGCCGAGGTGGACCGGTCGTCTGGGCGGGAAGAAGGAGCTGGTTCTGGTTCTGAAAGAGTCCGTGTGGCTGGATGACGATGGAACCTGCCTGGTTGACCAGCTGCAGGCTTACTTGTTTTGGCAGACTGGAAGCTGCCTGCGACTGGACAGGAGGCGACGTCAGCAAGATGTTGGGAGACGTTGTCCCAGGTATGAAGGTAAGGCCAGGGGCTTGTTTCTGTCCTGTGACTGGCTTGGGACTGATCTGCACCAAGCGGGGCTGTATGCTGACAGGCAACTTGGGCTGAATGTGCAGGGGTCCTCTCTGCAGCAGGATGCCGGGAGCAGCGGTCGTGGTTGGAGCCAGCACGTGGTGTCCGGTGATACTGGGCACAGCCTTCTGGATGAGCATGCCAGAGCCGTGGACTGGGCTGAGGGAGAAGGACGTTTCAGGAGAAGGGGCCGGAAAGACGTTGCCAGGTAGAAGTCCCATGAGGTGGGACGCGGCTGGCTTTAGGGAGGGGCAGCCGGGCCCTACTGCTAACAAAGAGGGCTGTGGAGGCTCCACAGCTGCCTGGGTGTCCCTGGGCAAAGAAGCAGTTGGACCTGTGATGGTCAGAGGTTTTGACAGGAAGGGGGTTGCTGGCGAGGGTATTAAGGAGCCGGGTGGATAGAGCGAAATGGTAGGGTCTGGTTGGGCAAGTCCTGCCTCAAGAGCCAGAGTTTGTTCAGTGATGTCTGCCTCTTCGAGGCTCTGGCGAAGGATGTCACAggcctcctcctgctcctcatcTTCGTCTTCCTCGCAAACGGCACCCAGCAGATCTCCCTGGACACCGCCCGGCCCGGTTTCCGGTCCTGCCTCTGGAGACTCCAACAGTGCCTCCTCCAGAAAAGAAAGATCCACGCAGCCAGCGGCTGGAGGGTCCTGGCAGCCCGGGTCATCCGCCAGCAGAGAGACGGGGCTCTGAAAGAGAGCAGAAGCAAGTGAGCGCGAGATCACCCCCGGACCACAAACAAGCTTCTCCATGTAGACGAGCACTCCGGCACGCCTCAGTGGTGAACCTGTACTGCTTTCTTCAAGGttatgaacacacaaaaaaaaaagttattacagGTGTGAGGGGGCGGGGAAAAGAGTTCTCCATGGCAACGCTGCCAGACTGAGGCTGAGTTGGCATCCTTGGAGACGGCGCCCCAGACTTACCGGGGCATCTGTGAAGAGTGAAGGGTCCCCAGAGGAGGAACTAATGAGCAGGTCTTCattctgcagctgctgggacagagggggagagggaTTCCTTAATTGAGGAGAGGTAGTCAAGGGGCTTTTAACATACACACCCCAAAATCTGTTCTGCTACACCTCCGGTACAGGCATATATCACATCTCTACACTCGCATCTCTGGCTTTAAAAATCCCAGTTCAGGCATTGTGACATTAAGTACCTCACTGGTGCCATGAAGGAAGTCATTTAGTGCTTGTGGGTCACTGTAAAAGAGCAAAAAGCAGGGGATTGATCGAGTGGAATctggaatttttaaaaaaacatttaaataataaaagaaacaaaaaagtcGGGTCAACTCACCACAAAACGTCAAGTAAACAAGTGCCATCTTCATCTTCCATGTCAACTAAAGGTGAGAAAACAGGGTGAATAGCCACCAAACCTCAGGTTTTAAGTTATCAGGTCATGTGTAGTTCAATCGTTTCTACTTTCTTTGGGGCCAATCACTGCAATTCCATGAGCAGGACAGACTGGATCTATGCATACATATCAAGGGAAGCTGTACAATACCTCATATGTCTGAGGGGCCATGCAGAGCAGACGGGTGGAGCTCTCGTGGCGGCCTCATGGGAAGTGCAGTACAGATTTCAGGGGCTGGCTGGGGACTGACTCCCCTGACTGAGGGAGGCCGAAGTCTGAAGCAGGTCTCCCCTCAGTTGGGTCATCACTCGTCCCAGGGTTTACAATGAGGCAAAAGCCTGAGGAAACAAACAGCTCCTAAAGTCTTGACACATTCACATTAATAAagtatttattatattcatgTATTACCAGTTAGGACAGCTAGGACCTACAGATCAATATTGTCACTGTactgttgcatttattttggTATATTGTAGAATTTAGACACACACATCTGACCTTAAGAAAGGTTTTACATTTTCACCAAAATGATGTAACATTGCACTGGGattttttcattgtgtaaatGAAGCTTTGCATCCAGTATGTACATGTTAGTATTAGTGATATGCATAACCATGTAAACACTggaattttgtcattttaaatgtaatataagaTTGTGTGAATTATCAAAGTTTTGGTTAGGTCGCAAATAATCTAACAACTGTactaagatgatcctttattagtcccacaagtgggaaatttacattggcacggcaggaagtggagagttcaagataagagcagcaaaagacaatagcacagacactatgttgACTGAATAATATAAAGGTTCACaatacaaataagcaaataaatagtcatagaatagcaaaacaaaacagtgaacgtgagttgtaaaaataaaaaatatgtcagtatatacagtacaggacaaatgtttggacacactttctcattcgatgtgttttctttattttcatgtccatttacgttggtagattctcactgaaggcatcaaaactatgaatgaacacatgtggagttctgtacttaacaaaaagtggagacctgaacaaaaagtcaccggacctgaacccaatccagatggtttggggtgagctggaccgcagagtgaaggcaaaggggccaacaagtgctaaacacctctgggaactcaagactgttggaaaaccatttcaggtgacgacctcttaaagctcatcgagagaatgccaagagtgtgcaaagcagtaatcagagcaaagggtggtgccttcagtgagaatctacaaatgtaaatggtcatgaaaataaagaaaacacattgcatgacATGgagtgtccaaacctttggcctgtccTGTACATAAAATCTATATTTGtaagattttacatatgtacagagtgggtagtagcctagtgggtaaagcactcacctataaaccaaaAGGGTTTATAAAATGGGCagtagtgggtaaggaagcggacccataatcagaaggttgtgggttcgaatcctgatctgccaaggtgccactgagcaaagcaccgtccacacacactgctccccgggcgcctgtcatggcagctcactgctcaccaagggtgatggttgaaagcagaggacacgtttcgttgcgtcaccgtgtgccgtgctgcagtgtttcagaagacccaggttcaaaccccacttactaccactgtgtccctgagcaagacacttcaccctttTCTACTTTCAGCCGTACATGCAGGTGCTTGTGCATCTTAAGGAACCCATCAGCAGCCCAGGCTTGCGTCATAATTCATCACAGACACCCCGACATTTGACAACACAGACACGTGGGCAAGGACACAGCCACCGTCTCCCATAATGCAACGTTCGCCCCAAGCTGTCCCGTACTCGATTCGGGGCGACGCGTTTCGCGAACACTTGTCTAAATGCTTGTACACGCCGCGCAGCGACGTGGGTCTCGACTTCTGAACTGTGCGGAGGTGAAGAGTCGGGTCGCCCTTCCTCTCTTGGTCTGTGGCGGAACGCGCATTAATTGCGCCCCGGCTAATTAACGCACGAAAACGTCTCCTTCCCGGTTCAtttggggaggaggaggaggaggaggaggatggcaGGGAACACAACGTCCGAACCGGGTACCTGTGCGTCTCGGGTGTCTGGGGGTTCGGTGGTGACGCCGCCATCGCCGGGCTCTTCCTCCTTTATGTCTGATCCGCGGCGAGCTCCTTCGGATCAAATCGGTCCGgccgctgttgttgtttttttttttttttttttggggtgccgggggggggggggggggggggggggggttgcgcCCCGATAATGAGTAACCTACATAAGAcgctggggaggggggggggctgggggtCTCGCGTCAAAACGCAGCGGCGACGGATGCTGCGGCCGCGGCGGCTTTTTCTGTCGAGGAGGGGATCAGAGGGCACGAGCAACAAAGGTGGCGGTTCGGGGCGAGAgggacggggtgggggggggggcagagccCCATAAATACACCATCAATATTGAACgctgcccccctccctccccgccgcgcCAGCTGCCGCCGGCGTCCCGGTCCTCGCCGCCTTCCGGAGAACCATTCCGCCGCACAACTTCACCGGGGAGAGCGcgggggagagggagaaaagacGGGGAACTCACCGCTTCTTTGTGGTTTATTGTCCTGTCAGGCGGGCCTCTGCGCCATCGATTCTCACTCAGAAGCCTTTTCAGATGCTaaggaaggaagggaggggggaTCGGGGTGGGTGaggagcgagagggagggagggagggaggggggcggCACAAAGGTAGAAAACGGGGGAGACGTGGAGGAGACGACGAGGTGACGTGAAGGAGAAGGAAGGGAtgcgcgccgcgccgctccagCCTTCCAGGAGCGTCGGGAAGAGCCGCAGTCCGCGCCGCATGCAGAAGACAATGGAGCTGGAGCtgaagctggagctggagcgtCCCTCAACACCTCGCCGCAAATCTCCATCACGTCTTCGTATAAGACGCACACACATGATACATACATCGGATCTATATTTAATAACACTTCggggttgttgttttttttttttttttcaggtttgcGCACAAATGCACTTGACCTTTCGAATGCACGCCAAACAGAAACAATTCAAACGTAAAGAGCGCATTCTTACCCTCAGAAAATGGGTGGGTAGTTGTTGGGTCTGATGTGTACCCTAAActgcagttcaggatttgaaccccaCGACCGCTGGGCCACCCCTGCCGTAAATGGTACATATATGTGTCCTTCCACGAAGGACACTGCCACGGTAGAGTATCTGTAAAGGTACGATAACATGCTTTTCGAAGCCAGCtttatgcatatttaataaaaaagtgaaaaattatAAGCATGTATTTAGAGACACGTCAACACTTACCAGTGTTTATCAGTTTATACTGTGTCAATTTTACATATTAAATTTTACAGTGAATGAATGTTATTATATTGAATACACCTTTAATGTATTAAGGTTGCTATTAATAGGAATTAATATTACATATACTGTATTTGTCCAATCTGTGATggacaaatatgttttttgaagCACAAAAAGTGTCAAAGACAGTAAAAGTGAAGACCACAGTAACAGAGATCTTGTATGGGACATGTATGGGTCAGTTTCCCTATAGTTCTAGATTAAAAGTGAAATGCAATGATTTTTGTCTAGAACAAGGCTTAATCCTTAAATGCTTTTGGTGTGCATTTGAAAAACCCATCCTACATCTGCCAAAAATAATTGTTGTGGCTGCCACTCGCCCGCCGAGCCACCAGGGGGTGCCAGGGTGATCTCGACTTTGACTACATACCCAGGACAACAGTATAAAAGGGGAAGGAAGAACAAGAACAAGTGCGAACTCATTCGtcaatatatttaatgtttgcAGTAAGCCATTGCTTAAATAATCTGACACATGGCATGAATACCTTCAACAGCGTTCTGTTGCATAGGCACCAACGTGTATGTAGATCCTGCGTGTTTTGACATGGGACCTCTGATATTCCAAAGACGATTGAAATTTGAGAATTTGAATCAAATCGTGAGTCATATTCTTCAAAGttttcaaataaaattgaaCATTGAAATTCAGTCATTTTCAGCCTCTGTCGACTTTACtccatcccataatgcatccaGCTGCCATTTCTTCCCAAGGAAAAACTATTTGCATTACTTTTCCCCATGTGTAGGTGCTTGCTGCTGCatacagttgaggccaaaattattagACCCCTAGgaattatggaacattttccTAAATCTCGTTGCAATGTTACCAGCATTGATGAAACTTGACTTAATCAAACACTCACCAATGTCATTTAGTagcttttggtacattttgtaatatacagaacaggccaaaagtttggacacaccttctcattcaatgtgttttcttaattttcatgactatttacacatgtgcagttatgtacttaacaaaaaaaggtgaaataattgaaaacatgttttatattctagtttcttctaaatagccacccttttctctgattactgctttgcacactcttggcattctctcgatgagcttcaagaggtcgtcacctgaaatgcttttccaacagtcttgaaggagttcccagaggtgtttagcacttgttggcccctttgccttcactctgcggtccagctcaccccaaaccatctcgactgggttctgtggaggccaggtctccactttttgttaagttagTGGTGTGGTGGGTTAAGTTTgttagtgtggagcagaggatgtctgtggcacagttagggtcctgaatagagaggatgccTAGGGGGgaaagctcagaggaaacaaCAGAAGACAGTCGAGTATGGGACAGGGTGCGGAGATTGCGGCAAAAATGTGttgagtgtgaggtgggtgtggtgtgtgccAGTGGGGAtaatctgaaatgaaataaaagagtgATTGGATACATGTAGATGAATGAAAGATGTGTTGGCCGTGGAGCAGTTGCGTGTAAGTACGAGATGTAGTTGCTTTCCAGCTCTGTGTGTTGCTGGTTTGCTGAGAAGTTGGATGCTGAGATGAAATTTTGGAAATCagctgtttgtggcttgaggaggtcgaggttgaagtctcccAGTAGCACAAGGGacagttcctcatctataatgATGGAGAaagttgtgtctagttcctctacaaagttccccagcggacctggaggaTGATATACAGtaactatggacatttttaataagtgaagtgaagtgattgtcacatgtggatgtgtaatagttactgcatggaattcaaaaCTGGTAGTTTGAGTAGAAGAAACGGGAGTAAATCTATACAATAGTGGCATTTAAACTGGCAAACTTCAggttagaaactgttcattattTTAACCCCTATTCTGCCAtcatctttctgccaggtaacatcagattgaagtggttttaatagagtgctttgtgtagagagtGTTTATACTCCTTTTTACACTGAGGACCATATGGGTAAAAGAATAGCAGTCAGAGCAACTGCAGCCTGCAGTTAAAAGTCAGTAAAATTTCATATAAGCACAATGGCTACAACTTTAGATGTTTTATTGCTTAATGAAAAATCTAAGAAGAAGATCTGGAATAAACCTGGTTGTGACTTTGAGTAGAGAAATGTTGATCAGCATTTTGTAGTGTTCCAGTTTGGTATTTGCTGAGATGTATGCCGCATCCTCTTTGAACGTCATGGAGACTACACCAGGGAAGGTGAAACCCGTCCACATCATGACTTTACTGGAGGCCACGTGGTTCTTGATTTCTTGATTGGCCCATatgaatgtgtaaaaataatttacatgatTACATACAGTGAAGTAGGTACATTTATCATTCTAATTTCCATAAAGACATTTAAGTTCACATGCCACATATAGTATCAGtcaacacaccttctcatttaatgttttttttcttctttattcttCTTATTCTCTAAATTGTAACTTAATACATCCAAACATTAGAATTatgtagaaaacaaaaataGAGTTACAAAAAACTggaatatatattacattttagatTCACCACTTTTTGCTTTGATGACAGCTTTGcacacttggcattctctcaatcaGCCTCATGAGGTTGTCACCTAAAATGGTTGTCAGTTAACAATTGTGCCTTGTCAAGAGTTTATTCTGAGCCAGGTGGGGTTGGTACAAAGGACTAGACAGGGAATAGCAATATTTGACTAGTGTTCTAATCCAGAAAGAGAAATGACAGAACATATCTTCAACGTGCAGTGGCAAAGAATATCAAACACTATGATGGTCCCAACAGTGTCACATTCCGAATATTTCCCAGGTCTATTTCAGTTGTGTTTTGGCCATTGAACTGTTATCtgtttcattgttcatttaaca includes the following:
- the LOC114791854 gene encoding BRD4-interacting chromatin-remodeling complex-associated protein isoform X1, which produces MEDEDGTCLLDVLCDPQALNDFLHGTSELQNEDLLISSSSGDPSLFTDAPSPVSLLADDPGCQDPPAAGCVDLSFLEEALLESPEAGPETGPGGVQGDLLGAVCEEDEDEEQEEACDILRQSLEEADITEQTLALEAGLAQPDPTISLYPPGSLIPSPATPFLSKPLTITGPTASLPRDTQAAVEPPQPSLLAVGPGCPSLKPAASHLMGLLPGNVFPAPSPETSFSLSPVHGSGMLIQKAVPSITGHHVLAPTTTAAPGILLQRGPLHIQPKLPVSIQPRLVQISPKPVTGQKQAPGLTFIPGTTSPNILLTSPPVQSQAASSLPKQVSLQLVNQAGSIVIQPHGLFQNQNQLLLPAQTTGPPRQLLTQPSPQGPSTIQGRTPATGHLVDASQILTVPQQQLNFSPVFTTPTGQLALRQGAVLSGPLQLQSAPPAVFQMPAQLAGAYAPQGQGQHGATVLHGPALGNHITLINSSGMLTQDMTSISIVNGPSMVQRLPFTSQAQRDTQQLSLPQGSVLLLPERTFPEERTTEEHVQHTQQSRRPVVPNSLQSPAAADLQPHTTPPVVTLLQPLPDSSRSVEPHAPLLPSHLVHQPERQPVVEGGQTPTAQNQIFMQHLQQQALKPSGPSAETQTSSLPVRVVGSLSPPDKKAEAPSASSPLADLVEYPSSAPEAAATTAAVHCVTEHSNVLSSPPIGQTSLNPPTSDFLSEHSMGATVCGSAGSVSPQAPPVSGVCGSPLPLLVSGTMAPQQQLISVPGASAGFSVECRTPVEQHPQPSRTLVPAVATSTKMFSPEHHAHPIQSNPGHSLQAKAHVESKGQIAFGKTVEREEQHTVTGRHRILQQLCSDHAAVLNPQSHSPFVTLEDVVRRLLPYHTCAGKLPGLEDFASVDEQFQAVSGLLLSRTKDMQNKYRQLLLGEAQQVSPSAEMVMLERLFLQSERFALGEERRRARRDPEGFLTSLRKTFPHNQASSAPDHCGRSGSPSSPPAWAMHSDRPPGLKTYCSSSRGALRLTIKQESGSRKVVRNSACETTHNVSPGYKRHHSGELVNGREASRNDMCQGPPGTCHDETGPVENTNGPQTSGPSQEQELQEPDHRASETRTAVSPHWEEYPPSTLNKPEIPVPSLGLPLLDPCSPNFKQQRLESPITEGQSSSPSPTAIQLPPPPGLPSLQEDSALSEHLQSAIDSILELQRLQSPGMGQPRLQQAPGLEPPIGSMLQGRL
- the LOC114791854 gene encoding BRD4-interacting chromatin-remodeling complex-associated protein isoform X2; translated protein: MEDEDGTCLLDVLCDPQALNDFLHGTSELQNEDLLISSSSGDPSLFTDAPSPVSLLADDPGCQDPPAAGCVDLSFLEEALLESPEAGPETGPGGVQGDLLGAVCEEDEDEEQEEACDILRQSLEEADITEQTLALEAGLAQPDPTISLYPPGSLIPSPATPFLSKPLTITGPTASLPRDTQAAVEPPQPSLLAVGPGCPSLKPAASHLMGLLPGNVFPAPSPETSFSLSPVHGSGMLIQKAVPSITGHHVLAPTTTAAPGILLQRGPLHIQPKLPVSIQPRLVQISPKPVTGQKQAPGLTFIPGTTSPNILLTSPPVQSQAASSLPKQVSLQLVNQAGSIVIQPHGLFQNQNQLLLPAQTTGPPRQLLTQPSPQGPSTIQGRTPATGHLVDASQILTVPQQQLNFSPVFTTPTGQLALRQGAVLSGPLQLQSAPPAVFQMPAQLAGAYAPQGQGQHGATVLHGPALGNHITLINSSGMLTQDMTSISIVNGPSMVQRLPFTSQAQRDTQQLSLPQGSVLLLPERTFPEERTTEEHVQHTQSRRPVVPNSLQSPAAADLQPHTTPPVVTLLQPLPDSSRSVEPHAPLLPSHLVHQPERQPVVEGGQTPTAQNQIFMQHLQQQALKPSGPSAETQTSSLPVRVVGSLSPPDKKAEAPSASSPLADLVEYPSSAPEAAATTAAVHCVTEHSNVLSSPPIGQTSLNPPTSDFLSEHSMGATVCGSAGSVSPQAPPVSGVCGSPLPLLVSGTMAPQQQLISVPGASAGFSVECRTPVEQHPQPSRTLVPAVATSTKMFSPEHHAHPIQSNPGHSLQAKAHVESKGQIAFGKTVEREEQHTVTGRHRILQQLCSDHAAVLNPQSHSPFVTLEDVVRRLLPYHTCAGKLPGLEDFASVDEQFQAVSGLLLSRTKDMQNKYRQLLLGEAQQVSPSAEMVMLERLFLQSERFALGEERRRARRDPEGFLTSLRKTFPHNQASSAPDHCGRSGSPSSPPAWAMHSDRPPGLKTYCSSSRGALRLTIKQESGSRKVVRNSACETTHNVSPGYKRHHSGELVNGREASRNDMCQGPPGTCHDETGPVENTNGPQTSGPSQEQELQEPDHRASETRTAVSPHWEEYPPSTLNKPEIPVPSLGLPLLDPCSPNFKQQRLESPITEGQSSSPSPTAIQLPPPPGLPSLQEDSALSEHLQSAIDSILELQRLQSPGMGQPRLQQAPGLEPPIGSMLQGRL